The following are encoded together in the Rhinopithecus roxellana isolate Shanxi Qingling chromosome 5, ASM756505v1, whole genome shotgun sequence genome:
- the RPUSD2 gene encoding RNA pseudouridylate synthase domain-containing protein 2 isoform X2 has translation MWLGGRGWFGVLEHWRCDLRRPSFARTWSGFKGSMAETLSTQVGTAGGLRAPHQQNGDAGGDARVEPTPGSPKPAGQEVEPAPVGGEHPSAAAPGLGKRKKRRGATGERVVPPPKKRRTGVSFGDEHFAETSYYFEGGLRKDNDFLRNTVHRHEPPVTAEAIRLLAENEDVVVVDKPSSIPVHPCGRFRHNTVIFILGKEHQLKELHPLHRLDRLTSGVLMFAKTAAVSERIHEQVRDRQLEKEYVCRVEGEFPTEEVTCKEPILVVSYKVGVCRVDTRGKPCETVFQRLSYNGQSSVVRCRPLTGRTHQIRVHLQFLGHPILNDPIYNSVAWGPSRGRGGRIPKTDEELLRDLVAEHQAKQSLDVLDLCEGDLSSGLTDSTAPSSELGKDSLEELAAAAQKMEEVAEAAPQKLDTIALAPEKAVETDVMNQEADPLCAECRLVRQDPLPKDLVMFLHALRYKGPGFEYFSPMPAWAQDDWQKD, from the exons ATGTGGCTGGGCGGCCGCGGATGGTTCGGGGTTCTCGAACATTGGCGCTGCGACCTTCGGCGCCCTAGCTTTGCCAGGACTTGGAGTGGCTTTAAGGGCTCAATGGCAGAAACACTGTCTACCCAGGTTGGGACAGCGGGCGGGCTGAGGGCTCCGCATCAGCAAAACGGTGACGCTGGTGGCGACGCGAGGGTTGAGCCGACCCCGGGGTCCCCGAAGCCGGCTGGCCAGGAAGTGGAGCCGGCCCCAGTAGGCGGGGAGCATCCCTCGGCTGCAGCCCCGGGCCTGGGCAAGCGTAAGAAGCGACGGGGCGCAACCGGGGAGCGTGTCGTGCCGCCCCCGAAGAAGCGGCGGACCGGGGTGAGCTTCGGAGATGAGCACTTTGCAGAAACCAGTTATTACTTCGAGGGCGGCCTGCGTAAG GACAATGATTTCTTGCGTAACACAGtgcacaggcatgagccaccagtcaCAGCAGAGGCCATTCGCCTGCTAGCTGAGAACGAAGATGTGGTGGTTGTAGACAAGCCTTCCTCCATTCCCGTTCACCCCTGTGGCCGCTTCCGACACAACACAGTTATCTTCATCCTAGGCAAGGAGCACCAACTGAAGGAGTTACACCCCTTGCATCGGCTTGACCGCCTTACCTCAGGGGTGCTTATGTTTGCCAAGACAGCTGCAGTCTCTGAGAGAATTCACGAGCAGGTTCGGGACCGGCAG CTGGAGAAGGAGTACGTGTGCCGGGTGGAAGGGGAGTTCCCCACTGAGGAAGTGACCTGTAAAGAACCCATCTTAGTGGTGTCTTACAAAGTAGGGGTGTGCCGTGTAGATACCCGGGGCAAGCCCTGTGAGACAGTGTTCCAGAGGCTAAGCTACAATGGCCAGTCCAGTGTGGTACGGTGCCGGCCACTCACAGGCCGCACACACCAGATTCGAGTCCACCTTCAGTTCTTGGGCCATCCCATTCTCAATGACCCCATCTACAACTCAGTTGCCTGGGGTCCCTCCCGAGGCCGGGGCGGCCGCATTCCCAAGACAGATGAGGAATTGCTACGGGACCTGGTAGCAGAGCACCAGGCCAAACAGAGCCTGGATGTGCTAGATCTCTGTGAGGGTGACCTGTCCTCAGGACTCACAGACTCTACGGCCCCCTCCTCAGAGTTGGGCAAGGACAGCCTGGAAGAGTTGGCTGCAGCTGCCCAGAAGATGGAGGAAGTAGCTGAGGCAGCCCCTCAGAAGTTGGACACAATAGCCTTGGCACCAGAGAAGGCAGTTGAAACAGATGTCATGAATCAAGAGGCAGACCCACTCTGTGCAGAGTGCCGGCTGGTTCGACAGGATCCCTTGCCCAAAGACCTTGTGATGTTCCTACATGCCCTACGCTATAAAGGGCCAGGCTTTGAGTACTTTTCACCGATGCCTGCCTGGGCACAGGATGACTGGCAAAAAGACTGA
- the RPUSD2 gene encoding RNA pseudouridylate synthase domain-containing protein 2 isoform X1 yields MWLGGRGWFGVLEHWRCDLRRPSFARTWSGFKGSMAETLSTQVGTAGGLRAPHQQNGDAGGDARVEPTPGSPKPAGQEVEPAPVGGEHPSAAAPGLGKRKKRRGATGERVVPPPKKRRTGVSFGDEHFAETSYYFEGGLRKVRPYYFDFRTYCKGRWVGHSLLHVFSTEFRAQPLAYYEAAVRAGRLHLNEKPVQDLNIVLKDNDFLRNTVHRHEPPVTAEAIRLLAENEDVVVVDKPSSIPVHPCGRFRHNTVIFILGKEHQLKELHPLHRLDRLTSGVLMFAKTAAVSERIHEQVRDRQLEKEYVCRVEGEFPTEEVTCKEPILVVSYKVGVCRVDTRGKPCETVFQRLSYNGQSSVVRCRPLTGRTHQIRVHLQFLGHPILNDPIYNSVAWGPSRGRGGRIPKTDEELLRDLVAEHQAKQSLDVLDLCEGDLSSGLTDSTAPSSELGKDSLEELAAAAQKMEEVAEAAPQKLDTIALAPEKAVETDVMNQEADPLCAECRLVRQDPLPKDLVMFLHALRYKGPGFEYFSPMPAWAQDDWQKD; encoded by the exons ATGTGGCTGGGCGGCCGCGGATGGTTCGGGGTTCTCGAACATTGGCGCTGCGACCTTCGGCGCCCTAGCTTTGCCAGGACTTGGAGTGGCTTTAAGGGCTCAATGGCAGAAACACTGTCTACCCAGGTTGGGACAGCGGGCGGGCTGAGGGCTCCGCATCAGCAAAACGGTGACGCTGGTGGCGACGCGAGGGTTGAGCCGACCCCGGGGTCCCCGAAGCCGGCTGGCCAGGAAGTGGAGCCGGCCCCAGTAGGCGGGGAGCATCCCTCGGCTGCAGCCCCGGGCCTGGGCAAGCGTAAGAAGCGACGGGGCGCAACCGGGGAGCGTGTCGTGCCGCCCCCGAAGAAGCGGCGGACCGGGGTGAGCTTCGGAGATGAGCACTTTGCAGAAACCAGTTATTACTTCGAGGGCGGCCTGCGTAAGGTGCGGCCCTATTACTTTGACTTCCGGACCTACTGCAAAGGTCGCTGGGTGGGCCACAGCTTGCTGCACGTCTTCAGCACCGAGTTCCGAGCTCAGCCCCTGGCCTACTACGAGGCCGCGGTCCGGGCGGGCCGCCTGCACCTCAACGAGAAGCCGGTGCAGGATCTCAACATCGTGCTCAAG GACAATGATTTCTTGCGTAACACAGtgcacaggcatgagccaccagtcaCAGCAGAGGCCATTCGCCTGCTAGCTGAGAACGAAGATGTGGTGGTTGTAGACAAGCCTTCCTCCATTCCCGTTCACCCCTGTGGCCGCTTCCGACACAACACAGTTATCTTCATCCTAGGCAAGGAGCACCAACTGAAGGAGTTACACCCCTTGCATCGGCTTGACCGCCTTACCTCAGGGGTGCTTATGTTTGCCAAGACAGCTGCAGTCTCTGAGAGAATTCACGAGCAGGTTCGGGACCGGCAG CTGGAGAAGGAGTACGTGTGCCGGGTGGAAGGGGAGTTCCCCACTGAGGAAGTGACCTGTAAAGAACCCATCTTAGTGGTGTCTTACAAAGTAGGGGTGTGCCGTGTAGATACCCGGGGCAAGCCCTGTGAGACAGTGTTCCAGAGGCTAAGCTACAATGGCCAGTCCAGTGTGGTACGGTGCCGGCCACTCACAGGCCGCACACACCAGATTCGAGTCCACCTTCAGTTCTTGGGCCATCCCATTCTCAATGACCCCATCTACAACTCAGTTGCCTGGGGTCCCTCCCGAGGCCGGGGCGGCCGCATTCCCAAGACAGATGAGGAATTGCTACGGGACCTGGTAGCAGAGCACCAGGCCAAACAGAGCCTGGATGTGCTAGATCTCTGTGAGGGTGACCTGTCCTCAGGACTCACAGACTCTACGGCCCCCTCCTCAGAGTTGGGCAAGGACAGCCTGGAAGAGTTGGCTGCAGCTGCCCAGAAGATGGAGGAAGTAGCTGAGGCAGCCCCTCAGAAGTTGGACACAATAGCCTTGGCACCAGAGAAGGCAGTTGAAACAGATGTCATGAATCAAGAGGCAGACCCACTCTGTGCAGAGTGCCGGCTGGTTCGACAGGATCCCTTGCCCAAAGACCTTGTGATGTTCCTACATGCCCTACGCTATAAAGGGCCAGGCTTTGAGTACTTTTCACCGATGCCTGCCTGGGCACAGGATGACTGGCAAAAAGACTGA
- the CCDC32 gene encoding coiled-coil domain-containing protein 32 — MKMFESADSTATRSGQDLWAEICSCLPNPDQEDGASNSFSDSFVDSYPEGEGQREVADFAVQPAVKPWAPLQDSEVYLASLEKKLRRIKGLNQEVTSKDMLRTLAQAKKECWDRFLQEKLASEFFVDGLDSDESTLEHFKRWLQPDKVAVSTEEVQYLIPPESQVEKPVAKDEPAAGDKPAAAEQ, encoded by the exons ATGAAAATGTTTGAGAGCGCTGACTCTACAGCCACAAGATCTGGCCAGGATCTCTGGGCTGAAATTTGTTCCTGTCTGCCAAATCCTGACCAAGAAGATGGTGCCAGCAATTCCTTCTCAGACTCCTTTGTGGATTCTTACCCTGAAGGTGAAGGCCAGAGGGAGGTGGCTGACTTTGCCGTCCAGCCAGCTGTAAAGCCTTGGGCTCCCTTGCAGGATTCAGAAGTGTATTTAGCATCTCTAG AGAAGAAGCTAAGAAGAATCAAAGGTTTAAATCAGGAAGTGACTTCCAAAGACATGCTTCGAACTCTGGCCCAAGCCAAGAAGGAATGCTGGGATCGGTTCCTCCAGGAGAAGTTAGCTTCAGAGTTCTTTGTGGATGGTCTTGATTCTGATGAGAG CACCTTGGAACATTTCAAGAGGTGGCTCCAGCCGGATAAAGTAGCCGTCAGCACAGAGGAGGTCCAGTATCTGATTCCTCCAGAGTCACAGGTTGAGAAGCCAGTGGCCAAGGACGAGCCAGCAGCTGGGGACAAACCAGCAGCAGCAGAACAGTAA